The following are encoded in a window of Kitasatospora sp. NBC_01250 genomic DNA:
- a CDS encoding YbjQ family protein — translation MSNLDEYGGGPTANADVLVVTTNDVPGHRVERVIGEVFGLTVRSRHLGTQIGASFKSMLGGELKGLTKTLVESRNQAMERLVEQVRARGGNAVLAMRFDVTEAADLGTEICAYGTAVVIGPAA, via the coding sequence ATGAGCAACCTTGACGAATATGGCGGCGGTCCGACGGCGAACGCGGATGTGCTGGTGGTGACGACCAATGACGTGCCCGGCCACCGGGTCGAGCGGGTGATCGGGGAGGTGTTCGGGCTCACGGTGCGCAGCCGGCACCTGGGAACCCAGATCGGGGCCTCGTTCAAGTCGATGCTCGGCGGCGAGCTGAAGGGCCTGACCAAGACCCTGGTGGAGAGCCGCAACCAGGCGATGGAGCGGCTGGTCGAGCAGGTCAGGGCGCGCGGCGGGAACGCGGTGCTGGCGATGCGGTTCGACGTCACGGAGGCAGCTGATCTGGGGACCGAGATCTGCGCCTACGGCACCGCCGTGGTGATCGGTCCGGCCGCCTGA
- a CDS encoding peptidyl-tRNA hydrolase, producing MTSPFDAPSPAADPVDRDARPQYVLPLVVRLEKSEPPARTDALETSARAVLTFLADERVSGEGEWAEAVAAWEDARIRKVVRRARGGEWRKAGELPGITVTGGSAEVRVFPPIPLDGWPKELAKLQVSGTELSDPEDWQPPAPDPELPVLWLNPELKMSAGKTMAQTGHAAQLAWWRLDGTQRKEWAENGFALAVRTADPARWAELTSGDLPVVHDAGFTEIAPGPTVAVEGGERYCPTPRLRRP from the coding sequence GTGACCTCACCGTTCGACGCCCCGAGCCCCGCCGCCGACCCCGTGGACCGCGACGCCCGGCCGCAGTACGTGCTGCCGCTGGTCGTCCGGCTGGAGAAGAGCGAGCCGCCCGCCCGCACCGACGCCCTGGAGACCTCGGCCCGCGCGGTGCTCACCTTCCTCGCCGACGAGCGGGTGAGCGGCGAGGGCGAGTGGGCCGAGGCGGTGGCGGCCTGGGAGGACGCCCGGATCCGCAAGGTGGTGCGGCGGGCCCGCGGCGGCGAGTGGCGCAAGGCCGGCGAGCTGCCCGGCATCACCGTCACCGGTGGCAGCGCCGAGGTGCGGGTCTTCCCGCCGATCCCGCTGGACGGCTGGCCCAAGGAGCTGGCCAAGCTCCAGGTCTCCGGCACCGAGCTGAGCGACCCCGAGGACTGGCAGCCGCCCGCCCCCGATCCGGAGCTGCCGGTGCTCTGGCTCAACCCCGAGCTGAAGATGAGCGCCGGGAAGACGATGGCGCAGACCGGCCACGCCGCCCAGCTCGCCTGGTGGCGGCTGGACGGGACGCAGCGCAAGGAGTGGGCCGAGAACGGCTTCGCGCTCGCCGTGCGCACCGCCGACCCGGCCCGCTGGGCGGAACTGACCTCCGGCGACCTGCCGGTGGTCCACGACGCCGGCTTCACCGAGATCGCCCCCGGGCCGACTGTCGCCGTAGAGGGGGGCGAGCGCTACTGCCCCACCCCGCGCCTTCGGCGCCCGTGA
- the paaD gene encoding 1,2-phenylacetyl-CoA epoxidase subunit PaaD, which yields MVSTLAAPDAARIAGAVPDPELPMITLAELGVLAGVERDGDAVTVWLTPTYSGCPAVAEMAADVDLRLRAAGFAEVRVRLRLDPPWSTDLITESGRAKLAAAGIAPPSPAAPGLLQLGPTRLVVDCPQCGSADTEELSRFGSTACKALWRCRACREPFERMKEI from the coding sequence CGCCGTCCCCGACCCCGAGCTGCCCATGATCACCCTGGCCGAGCTGGGCGTGCTGGCGGGCGTCGAGCGGGACGGCGACGCCGTGACGGTCTGGCTCACCCCGACCTACTCCGGCTGCCCGGCCGTCGCCGAGATGGCCGCCGACGTCGACCTGCGGCTGCGCGCGGCCGGCTTCGCCGAGGTGCGGGTGCGGCTGCGGCTGGACCCGCCGTGGAGCACCGACCTGATCACCGAGTCCGGCCGGGCCAAGCTCGCCGCCGCCGGGATCGCGCCGCCGTCCCCGGCGGCCCCGGGCCTGCTGCAGCTGGGCCCCACCCGGCTGGTGGTGGACTGCCCGCAGTGCGGATCGGCCGACACCGAGGAGCTGTCCCGGTTCGGCTCCACCGCCTGCAAGGCGCTCTGGCGCTGCCGAGCCTGCCGCGAGCCGTTCGAACGCATGAAGGAGATCTGA
- the paaE gene encoding 1,2-phenylacetyl-CoA epoxidase subunit PaaE: protein MAPRRAQFHPLRIAALERLCDDAVAVTFEVPAGLGEEYVFQAGQTLTLRQLTEAGDERRSYSICSPVGGPLRIAVREVPGGLFSEQLVRRAAPGDTVEVLPPAGAFTADLSRPARHVLLAAGSGITPMVSIAGTVLAAHPESTVTLLYGNRRSDTVMFADELADLKDRYLERFELVHVLSREARDAELLSGRLDAERVRALLTALVDVPAVGHWWLCGPFQMVAEARALLAGLGVAPQAVHQELFHAEDEPVSERAEEEPGAEGTSEVTVVLDGRRSTLRLPRDRSVLDGAQRSRPDLPFACKGGVCGTCRAQVTEGEVEMRRNFALEEKELAAGYVLTCQARPVTDKVTVDYDA from the coding sequence ATGGCGCCCCGCCGTGCGCAGTTCCACCCCCTGCGGATCGCCGCCCTGGAGCGGCTGTGCGACGACGCGGTGGCCGTCACCTTCGAGGTCCCGGCCGGACTCGGCGAGGAGTACGTGTTCCAGGCCGGACAGACCCTGACCCTGCGGCAGCTGACCGAGGCCGGCGACGAGCGGCGCTCGTACTCGATCTGCTCCCCGGTCGGCGGGCCGCTGCGGATCGCGGTGCGCGAGGTGCCCGGCGGGCTCTTCTCCGAGCAGCTGGTGCGGCGGGCCGCACCCGGCGACACCGTGGAGGTGCTGCCGCCCGCGGGCGCCTTCACCGCCGACCTCTCCCGCCCGGCCCGGCACGTGCTGCTGGCCGCCGGGTCCGGGATCACCCCGATGGTCTCGATCGCGGGCACCGTGCTGGCCGCCCACCCCGAGTCCACGGTCACCCTGCTCTACGGCAACCGCCGCAGCGACACCGTGATGTTCGCCGACGAGCTGGCCGACCTGAAGGACCGCTACCTGGAGCGCTTCGAGCTGGTCCACGTGCTCTCCCGGGAGGCCCGGGACGCCGAGCTGCTGAGCGGACGGCTGGACGCCGAGCGGGTGCGGGCGCTGCTGACCGCGCTGGTGGACGTGCCGGCGGTCGGCCACTGGTGGCTCTGCGGCCCGTTCCAGATGGTGGCCGAGGCCCGCGCGCTGCTCGCCGGGCTCGGGGTCGCGCCCCAGGCGGTGCACCAGGAGCTGTTCCACGCCGAGGACGAGCCGGTCTCCGAGCGCGCGGAGGAGGAGCCCGGTGCCGAGGGGACCAGTGAGGTGACCGTGGTGCTGGACGGGCGGCGCAGCACGCTGCGGCTGCCGCGCGACCGCAGCGTGCTGGACGGCGCCCAGCGCTCCCGCCCCGACCTGCCGTTCGCCTGCAAGGGCGGGGTCTGCGGCACCTGCCGCGCCCAGGTCACCGAGGGCGAGGTCGAGATGCGCCGCAACTTCGCGCTGGAGGAGAAGGAGCTGGCGGCCGGCTACGTGCTCACCTGCCAGGCCCGCCCGGTCACCGACAAGGTGACGGTGGACTACGACGCCTGA